A window from Pseudomonas sp. MRSN 12121 encodes these proteins:
- the ispC gene encoding 1-deoxy-D-xylulose-5-phosphate reductoisomerase produces MSRPQQITVLGATGSIGLSTLDVIARHPERYQVFALSGFSRLSELLALCIRHAPRFAVVPHVAAARSLQDDLRNAGSPTRVLVGEEGLCEVASAPEVDAVMAAIVGAAGLRPTLAAVEAGKKILLANKEALVMSGALFMQAVGKSGSVLLPIDSEHNAIFQCMPADFSRGLSNVGVRRILLTASGGPFRQTPLAELEQVTPEQACAHPNWSMGRKISVDSASMMNKGLELIEACWLFDARPAQVEVVIHPQSVIHSLVDYVDGSVLAQLGNPDMRTPIANALAWPERIDSGVPPLDLFAVARLDFQAPDEERFPCLRLARQAAEAGNSAPAMLNAANEVAVAAFLERRIRYPEIASIIEEVLSLEPVVPVDELSAVFAADAKARALAEQWLGRNAR; encoded by the coding sequence GTGAGTCGCCCGCAACAGATTACGGTGCTTGGGGCGACAGGCTCCATTGGCTTGAGCACCCTGGATGTCATCGCGCGTCATCCCGAGCGTTATCAGGTCTTCGCCCTGAGCGGTTTCAGTCGTCTGTCCGAATTGCTGGCGCTGTGCATCCGCCATGCCCCGCGTTTTGCCGTGGTCCCCCATGTCGCTGCCGCGCGTAGCCTGCAGGATGATTTGCGCAATGCCGGTTCGCCCACTCGAGTGCTGGTGGGCGAGGAGGGGCTGTGCGAGGTGGCATCGGCTCCTGAAGTCGATGCGGTCATGGCGGCTATTGTCGGGGCGGCAGGGCTGCGTCCGACCCTGGCCGCTGTCGAGGCGGGCAAGAAAATCCTGCTGGCCAATAAAGAAGCGCTGGTCATGTCCGGCGCCTTGTTCATGCAAGCGGTGGGCAAGAGTGGTTCGGTACTGCTGCCGATCGATAGCGAGCACAACGCCATCTTCCAGTGCATGCCTGCGGACTTTTCCCGCGGCCTGAGCAATGTGGGTGTGCGGCGCATCCTGCTGACCGCCTCCGGCGGCCCGTTCCGGCAAACCCCGCTGGCGGAGCTGGAGCAGGTAACGCCCGAACAGGCGTGTGCCCACCCCAACTGGTCCATGGGGCGCAAGATTTCCGTGGATTCGGCGAGCATGATGAACAAGGGGCTCGAGCTGATCGAGGCCTGCTGGCTATTCGATGCCCGGCCCGCCCAGGTCGAGGTGGTGATTCACCCGCAAAGCGTGATTCACTCGCTGGTCGACTATGTGGATGGCTCGGTGCTGGCGCAATTGGGCAACCCGGACATGCGCACCCCGATCGCCAATGCTCTGGCCTGGCCCGAGCGGATCGACTCCGGGGTGCCGCCGCTGGATCTGTTCGCCGTGGCGCGCCTGGACTTCCAGGCCCCCGATGAAGAGCGTTTCCCTTGTCTGCGCCTGGCGCGCCAGGCGGCCGAAGCCGGTAACAGTGCTCCGGCGATGTTGAACGCTGCCAATGAGGTGGCGGTCGCAGCGTTTCTCGAGCGGCGCATCCGCTACCCCGAGATCGCGAGTATCATCGAGGAAGTTTTAAGCCTTGAGCCGGTGGTCCCGGTCGACGAACTGAGTGCCGTGTTCGCGGCGGACGCCAAAGCCCGCGCCCTGGCTGAGCAGTGGCTGGGACGCAACGCACGGTAA
- a CDS encoding phosphatidate cytidylyltransferase, with protein MLKQRIITALILLPIALCGFFLLEGSAFALFIGLVVTLGAWEWARLAGFEAQAPRVAYALVVALLLFLMHLLPGIAPWALGAAVLWWGLATFLVLTYPRSSGHWAGAAAKLVIGLLILLPAWQGLVFIKQQPSGNWLIMAVMVLVWGADVGAYFSGKAFGKRKLAPQVSPGKSWEGVYGGLLLSLVITLVVGLVAGWSVGQLILGLLGAAVVVFISVVGDLTESMFKRQSGIKDSSNLLPGHGGVLDRIDSLTAAIPVFAVLLWMAAL; from the coding sequence ATGCTCAAACAACGAATCATCACTGCGCTGATCCTGCTGCCGATCGCCTTGTGCGGTTTTTTCCTGCTCGAAGGTTCTGCCTTTGCCCTGTTTATCGGGCTGGTGGTGACCCTTGGGGCCTGGGAGTGGGCGCGCCTGGCGGGCTTCGAGGCCCAGGCACCGCGTGTCGCCTATGCGCTAGTGGTCGCCTTGCTGCTGTTCCTGATGCACTTGCTGCCAGGCATTGCGCCCTGGGCGCTGGGGGCGGCAGTGCTCTGGTGGGGGCTGGCGACGTTCCTGGTGCTCACCTATCCGCGTAGCAGCGGACATTGGGCCGGCGCCGCGGCCAAGCTGGTGATCGGCCTGCTGATCCTGTTGCCGGCCTGGCAGGGCCTGGTCTTCATCAAGCAGCAGCCCTCGGGCAACTGGTTGATCATGGCGGTGATGGTGCTGGTCTGGGGGGCGGATGTCGGTGCCTATTTTTCCGGCAAGGCTTTCGGCAAGCGCAAGCTGGCGCCGCAGGTCAGCCCGGGCAAGAGCTGGGAAGGGGTGTACGGCGGCCTGCTGCTGAGCCTGGTGATCACCCTGGTGGTCGGCCTGGTCGCGGGCTGGTCTGTCGGACAGCTCATCCTCGGCTTGCTGGGGGCGGCTGTGGTGGTCTTTATCTCGGTGGTGGGCGACCTGACCGAAAGCATGTTCAAGCGCCAGTCGGGGATCAAGGACAGCAGCAACCTGCTGCCAGGGCATGGCGGTGTGCTCGATCGTATCGACAGCCTGACCGCGGCCATTCCGGTATTTGCCGTGCTGCTGTGGATGGCTGCGCTGTGA
- the rseP gene encoding sigma E protease regulator RseP yields MSALYMIVGTLIALGVLVTFHEFGHFWVARRCGVKVLRFSVGFGMPLLRWHDRHGTEFVVAAIPLGGYVKMLDEREGEVPVDQLDQSFNRKSVRQRIAIVAAGPVANFLLALVFFWVLAMLGTEQVRPVIGGVEAGSMAAKAGLNAGQEIVAIDGEPTVGWSAVNLQLVRRLGESGTLQLLVREQGSTTDSPRELVLDNWLKGTDEPDPIRSLGIRPWRPALAPVLAELDPKGPAQAAGLKTGDRLLALDGQELTDWQQVVDWVRVRPDTKIMLRVERDGAQIDVPVTLAARGKEKVASGYLGAGVKAVDWPPQMLREVSYGPLAAIGEGARRTWTMSLLTLDSLKKMLFGELSVKNLSGPITIAKVAGASAQSGVADFLNFLAYLSISLGVLNLLPIPVLDGGHLLFYLIEWVRGRPLSDRVQGWGIQIGISLVVGVMLLALVNDLGRL; encoded by the coding sequence ATGAGCGCGCTCTATATGATTGTCGGCACCCTGATCGCCCTGGGTGTGCTGGTCACCTTCCATGAATTCGGTCACTTCTGGGTGGCGCGTCGTTGTGGTGTCAAGGTGCTGCGCTTCTCCGTGGGGTTCGGCATGCCCCTGCTGCGCTGGCATGACCGGCACGGCACCGAATTCGTGGTCGCCGCCATTCCTCTGGGCGGCTATGTGAAGATGCTCGACGAGCGTGAGGGCGAGGTGCCTGTCGACCAGCTCGACCAGTCATTCAATCGCAAGTCTGTGCGCCAGCGTATTGCCATCGTCGCTGCCGGGCCTGTCGCCAACTTCCTGCTGGCGCTGGTGTTTTTCTGGGTGCTGGCGATGCTCGGCACCGAGCAGGTGCGTCCGGTCATCGGCGGCGTCGAGGCGGGGAGCATGGCGGCCAAGGCTGGCCTGAACGCTGGCCAGGAAATTGTGGCAATCGATGGCGAGCCCACGGTGGGCTGGTCGGCAGTCAACCTGCAACTGGTCCGTCGCCTGGGTGAGAGCGGTACCTTGCAATTACTGGTTCGCGAGCAGGGTTCGACCACCGATTCGCCACGCGAACTGGTGCTCGACAACTGGCTCAAGGGCACCGACGAGCCCGATCCGATCCGTTCCCTGGGGATTCGCCCCTGGCGCCCGGCGCTTGCGCCGGTGCTGGCCGAACTCGATCCGAAAGGCCCGGCCCAGGCCGCTGGCCTGAAAACCGGCGACCGCCTGCTGGCGCTGGACGGGCAGGAACTGACCGACTGGCAGCAGGTCGTCGACTGGGTGCGTGTACGTCCTGATACCAAAATTATGCTGCGCGTCGAGCGCGACGGTGCTCAAATCGACGTCCCGGTAACTCTGGCGGCGCGCGGTAAAGAGAAAGTCGCCAGCGGTTATCTTGGAGCCGGCGTGAAGGCGGTCGACTGGCCACCGCAAATGCTGCGTGAAGTCAGCTATGGCCCGCTGGCTGCCATCGGCGAGGGTGCCCGGCGCACTTGGACGATGAGCCTGCTGACCCTCGATTCATTGAAGAAAATGTTGTTCGGCGAGCTCTCGGTAAAAAACTTGAGTGGACCGATAACCATTGCTAAAGTGGCGGGCGCTTCTGCCCAGTCGGGCGTTGCTGATTTCTTGAATTTCCTTGCTTATCTGAGTATTAGCCTGGGCGTTCTGAATTTGCTGCCCATTCCTGTATTGGATGGGGGGCATCTGTTGTTTTATCTGATCGAGTGGGTGCGTGGTCGCCCCTTGTCGGATCGGGTGCAAGGTTGGGGGATACAGATCGGGATCAGCTTGGTGGTCGGGGTGATGTTGCTTGCCCTGGTCAACGATCTGGGTCGTCTGTAA